A genome region from Senegalia massiliensis includes the following:
- a CDS encoding DEAD/DEAH box helicase has translation MEKYTANYANTNPNFVIQNIKGENRVRDKYYPMLCVLKNIIQRGYPTTMSEFLQKSIGSIHMEKNFNKKMGFIDRNIPQWSRTIKGDAEEQYYPAKEFFEDMIPKYLPEYQFIQQLMLPEVAFEDIVEDSGEYFHGQQVDFYLPQAKLVIEIDGQRHKIEDVTRINDKERAMFLQKHMIDTVRLTTSEINEASFKNEQFMKKIKLIEARLKQYSSILNFYKSHYEHPPYFINDYNEKLMKSSAIIRFQVLVISLLQKKRIKLDDNDWRLNILARDVEHFAELAIEDLFIWIKNLCKLNKLPYYKPNIQITYCKDAKDYIFENNVINIDFSLLRRWTDENIDYENVIFVRSDYNDKKNYFEVSISDPIKYKIIYDGEESDIPVLKFLLKNIFGFDDFNDGQIPIIVNTLALNDTIGILPTGGGKSLTYQFTALLQPCISFVVCPIKSLMYDQKYNTFKKYITYNDYISSDQDASEKNQVSKNFANGKYFFIWMSPERFQTPKFRKYLEKLNKEKTIAYAVIDEVHCLSEWGHDFRTSYLNLIKTIRKYCPSSTLLGLTATASSFVLEDLKVEFNLSADNIKTLTSFTRPELNFHVIKDDSESLDDKEKELIQLLKRLDEKDNIFTLDNENSKSGLIFTMLKNGSMGCYDLSLRISGEFNINAEWYSGEIPKKTVSTNGRRVKISVMPQDKFDEYKLKVQNDFQENKYPLLVATKAFGMGIDKSNIRYTIHFGIPGSLESLYQEAGRAGRDKKEANCYILYSREKLTPDEFEILFNPDTSIEEISKIQEKYGFKNSRDILRNFFFWLNSNKGIAYEFKVMKKIYDSFAKKGTTQLIECKKLEYSFSEIQKAIYKLSLLGIIEDWTIENWNKGSQIIKIKLNKYTKKTIMDSLLKYIKRYDKEFNLDITNEQDIKYSKYIKILRDKSLKEYEKAILILLEWGYDNIVYNRRQSIKNILELCDGYSDPSTFKEGIEKFFRFSEKSYLLDHIAQNPTDIESWFRIFYENGENIEEELEENKVILEKNKLQEIQGSLSRLLESYRYNTGLNYISGIVRFLLDEFDNQDGKYRLESALGQIDKYKKDEKQKILKRTLKIGKIAKKENKEDLSELLCEYYPNNIIDIYESLEDNFSLLKVIKNSKERIQKIGGAL, from the coding sequence ATGGAGAAATATACAGCTAACTATGCAAACACAAATCCTAATTTTGTAATACAAAATATTAAAGGTGAAAATAGAGTTAGAGATAAATATTATCCCATGCTATGTGTTCTTAAAAACATAATACAAAGAGGATATCCTACCACTATGTCCGAATTTTTACAAAAAAGCATCGGAAGTATACATATGGAAAAGAACTTTAACAAAAAGATGGGCTTTATTGATAGAAACATACCACAGTGGAGTAGGACTATTAAGGGAGACGCAGAGGAACAATACTATCCAGCAAAAGAGTTTTTTGAAGATATGATACCTAAATATTTACCAGAGTATCAGTTTATTCAACAATTGATGCTACCGGAAGTAGCATTTGAAGATATAGTAGAAGATAGTGGTGAGTATTTTCATGGTCAACAGGTAGACTTTTATCTGCCTCAAGCAAAACTTGTTATAGAGATAGATGGTCAAAGGCATAAAATCGAAGATGTAACTAGAATAAATGATAAAGAAAGAGCTATGTTTTTACAAAAACACATGATTGATACAGTTAGATTAACTACAAGTGAAATAAATGAAGCTTCTTTTAAAAATGAACAATTTATGAAAAAAATAAAATTGATAGAAGCTAGGTTAAAACAATATAGTTCGATTTTAAACTTTTATAAAAGTCATTATGAACATCCTCCTTATTTTATAAATGATTATAATGAAAAATTAATGAAATCTTCAGCAATAATAAGGTTTCAAGTACTTGTGATATCATTATTACAAAAAAAGAGGATTAAATTAGATGATAATGATTGGAGATTAAATATCCTAGCTAGGGATGTTGAACATTTTGCAGAACTAGCTATTGAAGATTTATTCATATGGATTAAAAATCTTTGTAAGTTAAATAAATTACCTTATTACAAACCAAACATACAAATTACCTACTGTAAAGATGCTAAAGATTATATCTTTGAAAATAATGTTATTAACATTGACTTTAGTCTTTTACGGAGGTGGACTGATGAGAATATAGATTATGAAAATGTTATATTTGTTAGGAGTGATTATAACGATAAAAAGAATTATTTTGAAGTTAGTATCTCTGACCCAATAAAATATAAGATTATATATGATGGAGAAGAGAGTGATATTCCTGTCTTAAAGTTTTTATTAAAAAACATTTTTGGCTTTGATGATTTCAACGATGGTCAAATTCCTATTATAGTTAATACTTTAGCATTAAATGATACGATAGGTATTTTACCTACAGGAGGGGGTAAATCCTTAACATATCAGTTTACAGCTTTATTACAGCCTTGTATAAGTTTTGTCGTATGCCCTATTAAGAGTCTGATGTATGACCAAAAATATAATACTTTTAAAAAGTATATAACTTATAATGATTACATATCGAGTGACCAAGATGCTTCAGAGAAAAATCAAGTTAGTAAGAATTTTGCAAATGGAAAGTACTTTTTCATATGGATGTCTCCAGAACGATTTCAAACTCCTAAATTTCGGAAATATCTTGAAAAGTTAAATAAAGAAAAAACTATAGCATATGCAGTAATTGATGAGGTGCATTGTCTTTCCGAATGGGGACATGATTTTAGAACATCTTACTTAAATTTAATTAAAACAATAAGAAAGTATTGCCCATCATCAACACTACTCGGATTAACAGCGACTGCATCAAGTTTTGTATTGGAAGATTTAAAGGTGGAATTTAATTTATCAGCAGATAATATTAAAACTCTTACTTCATTCACGAGACCAGAATTAAATTTTCATGTAATTAAGGACGATAGTGAATCATTAGATGATAAGGAAAAAGAATTAATTCAATTATTAAAGAGATTAGATGAAAAAGATAATATATTTACTTTAGATAATGAAAATAGTAAATCAGGGTTAATATTTACTATGCTAAAGAATGGGAGTATGGGATGTTATGATTTATCTCTTAGAATTTCAGGAGAGTTTAATATAAATGCAGAATGGTATTCTGGAGAAATTCCTAAAAAAACTGTCTCTACGAATGGAAGAAGAGTAAAAATTTCAGTAATGCCCCAGGATAAATTTGATGAGTATAAGCTTAAGGTCCAAAATGATTTTCAAGAAAATAAGTATCCTTTGTTAGTTGCTACTAAAGCATTTGGAATGGGAATTGATAAAAGTAATATAAGATATACTATACATTTTGGTATACCAGGCTCATTAGAATCTTTGTATCAGGAAGCTGGAAGGGCCGGAAGGGATAAGAAGGAAGCTAACTGTTATATCCTATACTCAAGAGAGAAATTAACTCCAGATGAATTTGAAATACTCTTTAATCCTGATACTAGCATTGAAGAAATTTCTAAAATTCAAGAAAAATATGGCTTTAAAAATAGTCGAGATATCTTACGAAACTTTTTCTTTTGGTTAAATAGTAATAAAGGAATAGCATATGAGTTTAAAGTTATGAAGAAAATATATGATAGTTTTGCTAAGAAAGGAACTACACAATTAATTGAATGTAAGAAGCTAGAGTACAGTTTCTCGGAAATACAAAAAGCTATATATAAACTAAGCTTATTAGGAATAATTGAGGACTGGACTATAGAAAACTGGAATAAAGGTAGTCAAATAATAAAAATAAAACTTAATAAATATACTAAGAAAACTATAATGGATTCACTCTTAAAATACATAAAGAGATATGATAAAGAGTTTAATCTAGACATTACAAATGAACAGGATATTAAATATAGTAAATACATTAAGATATTAAGAGATAAATCTCTAAAGGAATATGAAAAGGCTATCTTGATTTTGTTAGAATGGGGATATGATAATATTGTATATAACAGAAGGCAATCAATTAAAAATATTCTAGAACTTTGTGATGGATACAGTGACCCAAGTACTTTTAAAGAGGGTATAGAAAAGTTTTTTAGATTTTCAGAAAAGTCATATTTATTAGACCATATAGCTCAAAATCCTACTGATATAGAGAGTTGGTTTAGAATCTTTTATGAGAATGGTGAAAACATAGAAGAAGAGCTAGAGGAGAACAAAGTGATACTAGAAAAAAATAAACTTCAAGAAATTCAAGGAAGTTTAAGTCGACTGCTTGAAAGTTATAGATATAATACAGGATTAAACTATATTAGTGGTATAGTAAGATTCTTGTTAGATGAATTTGATAATCAAGATGGAAAATATAGGCTAGAATCAGCGTTAGGGCAAATAGATAAGTATAAAAAAGATGAAAAACAAAAGATTTTAAAAAGAACATTAAAGATTGGAAAAATTGCAAAGAAGGAAAATAAAGAAGATTTAAGTGAGTTACTATGCGAATATTACCCTAACAATATTATAGATATATATGAGTCATTGGAGGATAACTTCAGTTTACTTAAGGTGATTAAGAATTCTAAAGAAAGAATACAAAAAATAGGGGGAGCTTTATAA
- a CDS encoding TIR domain-containing protein, with translation MSIASLRSSINQINKKIIKLENDLASQMKKESDINKRINILKTSIKRTKSLSIQSNKLNQIQKCESKLELIIKKKSDITKKLSQQKVKLNDYNQKFRKEQEKEYKKSQKEQERIQKTYETKIDELKAQISDNISEDILKQNSNKFIDSETEIKYDVFISHASEDKEDLVRELAETLIDKHNIKVWYDEFSIKWGDSLRKSIDKGLQSSKFGIVIISKDFIKKGWTNYELDGLFQKEMTYGKTILPIWHKITKNEVQEFSPSLAGKKALSTSMFTVEEIAQELNNVLDD, from the coding sequence ATGAGCATAGCAAGCTTAAGAAGTTCCATTAACCAAATAAATAAAAAAATTATAAAACTTGAAAATGATTTAGCATCACAAATGAAAAAAGAATCAGATATTAATAAAAGGATAAATATTCTAAAAACAAGTATAAAAAGAACTAAATCTTTATCTATACAAAGTAATAAATTAAATCAAATTCAAAAATGTGAATCTAAATTAGAATTAATCATAAAAAAGAAATCTGATATAACTAAAAAACTTAGTCAACAAAAAGTAAAATTGAATGATTATAACCAAAAATTTCGCAAAGAACAAGAAAAAGAGTATAAAAAGAGTCAAAAAGAACAAGAAAGAATACAAAAAACATATGAAACTAAGATTGATGAGCTCAAAGCACAGATTTCAGATAATATTTCCGAAGATATTTTGAAACAAAATTCTAATAAGTTTATAGACAGTGAAACTGAAATTAAATATGATGTATTTATATCTCATGCTTCGGAAGATAAAGAAGATTTGGTGAGAGAACTAGCAGAAACCTTAATAGATAAACATAATATTAAAGTTTGGTATGATGAATTTTCTATAAAATGGGGAGATAGTTTAAGAAAAAGTATAGATAAAGGACTACAATCATCTAAATTTGGAATTGTTATAATATCTAAAGATTTTATAAAAAAAGGATGGACAAATTATGAATTAGATGGGTTATTTCAAAAAGAAATGACTTATGGTAAAACAATATTACCTATTTGGCATAAAATTACTAAGAATGAAGTACAAGAATTTAGCCCTTCATTAGCAGGTAAAAAGGCTCTAAGCACATCTATGTTTACAGTAGAAGAAATTGCACAGGAATTAAATAATGTATTAGATGATTAG
- a CDS encoding JAB domain-containing protein, whose translation MYFEILILIVVIGLSVIFYEIFKLLYYMRPNKIAHYYYKYRRKKFNNDKELKKHMNPKGGFYTIDKKLSETPELVASLLKYKKHEWIVLAFVKNDRVECIWANKGKDSKSVGLILSFDNIVRLAKDNNYTSILMFHNHPNPNPNMYNCTQPSDRDLETVNEWSNICKKSEVNLTVYICERGVSYKY comes from the coding sequence ATGTATTTTGAAATATTAATACTAATAGTAGTTATCGGCTTAAGTGTCATCTTTTATGAAATATTTAAACTACTCTATTATATGAGACCTAATAAAATTGCTCATTATTATTATAAATATCGCAGAAAAAAGTTTAATAATGATAAAGAACTTAAAAAACATATGAATCCTAAGGGTGGATTTTATACTATTGATAAAAAACTTAGTGAAACTCCTGAGTTAGTAGCGAGTTTATTGAAATACAAGAAACACGAATGGATTGTATTAGCTTTTGTAAAAAATGATAGAGTAGAATGTATATGGGCAAATAAAGGAAAGGATAGCAAATCTGTCGGTTTAATTTTGAGTTTTGATAATATAGTTCGGTTGGCAAAAGATAATAATTATACAAGTATTTTAATGTTTCATAACCATCCTAATCCTAATCCAAATATGTACAATTGCACACAACCAAGTGATAGAGATTTAGAAACTGTAAATGAATGGTCAAATATTTGCAAAAAAAGTGAAGTTAATTTAACTGTATATATTTGTGAAAGAGGAGTTTCTTATAAGTATTAA
- a CDS encoding phage/plasmid replication domain-containing protein — protein MVHTAKFFIWLNEEDIIFLEDKYKTKPNIINLDSTGITAHIIKRRVYTLGKNKLTFNIREEQSTNYIMYINVDFILLLGKEDIKEQDFKEINTILNSYLFNIFEDNKKDLLLNRIDYRMDVKIPNENEREVLMKLYKKTIEKYRFQRKYDQYNSTIYYNSKSTQATVYDKTKERNFKNKKVEVFEENVLRFEVRLQNKHLNYRKNKYNIDKKLENYFEEGLYKKYMNMYLEPILYRGNYYKIYQAKKIIYASKLKYKDKEFLQEFLTDISKSGITGAKELKINSRNNNDKSEKKVVYEKQKYSKYKFTKGIRLLEELNINPILIPKNWKSNSFINNPFKFEK, from the coding sequence ATGGTTCACACAGCAAAGTTTTTTATATGGCTTAATGAAGAAGATATTATATTCTTAGAAGATAAGTATAAAACAAAACCTAATATAATAAATTTAGATTCTACAGGAATCACTGCTCACATTATAAAAAGAAGAGTTTATACGCTAGGGAAAAATAAGTTAACTTTTAATATTAGAGAAGAACAATCTACTAATTACATTATGTATATAAATGTTGACTTCATTTTATTGTTAGGAAAAGAAGATATTAAAGAACAAGATTTTAAGGAGATAAACACTATATTGAACTCATATCTCTTCAATATTTTTGAAGATAATAAAAAAGATTTATTATTGAATCGGATTGATTATAGGATGGATGTTAAAATTCCAAATGAAAATGAAAGAGAAGTTTTGATGAAATTGTATAAAAAAACTATAGAAAAATATAGATTTCAGAGAAAATATGACCAATATAATAGTACAATATATTACAATTCAAAATCTACTCAGGCTACTGTATATGATAAGACAAAAGAGAGAAATTTTAAAAATAAAAAGGTGGAAGTGTTCGAAGAAAATGTTTTAAGATTTGAAGTAAGATTACAAAATAAACATCTAAATTATAGAAAAAATAAATATAACATTGATAAAAAACTAGAAAATTATTTTGAAGAAGGGTTATATAAAAAATATATGAATATGTATTTGGAGCCCATTTTATATAGAGGAAATTATTATAAAATTTATCAAGCTAAAAAAATAATTTATGCAAGCAAATTAAAATATAAAGATAAAGAATTTCTACAAGAGTTTCTTACGGATATATCAAAATCAGGGATTACAGGAGCTAAAGAATTAAAAATAAATAGTAGGAATAATAATGATAAATCAGAAAAAAAAGTAGTGTATGAGAAGCAAAAATATAGTAAGTATAAATTTACTAAAGGAATTAGGTTGTTGGAAGAATTGAACATTAATCCGATTCTCATTCCAAAAAATTGGAAATCAAATTCGTTTATTAATAATCCTTTTAAATTTGAAAAGTAA
- the cobO gene encoding cob(I)yrinic acid a,c-diamide adenosyltransferase — MNKGYIHIYTGNGKGKTTAALGLSLRAICAGKKVFFGQFVKGMKYSETKSVEYLPNFEIEQFGRTCFIDKEPEKEDIECAKVGLEKCREILEKGDYDLVVLDELTIALYYKLFSLEKVLELIKNKNKNIELVITGRYAPDKLIEIADLVTEMKEIKHYYNSGVKARKGIES; from the coding sequence ATGAATAAAGGATATATACATATTTATACTGGAAATGGTAAAGGCAAGACAACAGCAGCGTTAGGGTTATCCTTAAGAGCAATATGTGCAGGGAAAAAAGTATTTTTTGGTCAATTTGTAAAAGGCATGAAATATAGTGAAACAAAATCAGTAGAATATTTACCAAATTTTGAAATAGAGCAATTTGGCAGAACTTGTTTTATAGATAAAGAGCCAGAAAAAGAAGATATAGAATGTGCTAAAGTTGGACTAGAAAAATGTAGAGAAATTCTTGAAAAAGGTGATTATGATTTGGTAGTATTAGATGAATTGACTATTGCTCTATATTATAAATTGTTTAGCTTAGAAAAGGTGTTGGAACTTATTAAAAACAAAAATAAAAATATAGAATTAGTTATAACAGGTAGATACGCACCAGATAAATTAATAGAAATAGCAGATTTAGTAACGGAAATGAAAGAAATAAAGCATTATTATAATAGTGGTGTAAAGGCTAGAAAAGGTATAGAGAGTTAA
- a CDS encoding Swt1 family HEPN domain-containing protein codes for MNEKSKDEVLKILEKCRAKNTWDRFFECKIEIDNLQNKLQEVRDYRNYVAHSKNFHKDNYEKFNTLLNKLIKQIGKAISDIETRTFSESNISDSIVVFAEAMRLYSNKFSIEMAPIVRQISKMTKEMSKMPMREIKFNIPQKELSNLLQSQVTTLNNLDNNDEDE; via the coding sequence ATAAATGAGAAGTCAAAAGATGAAGTATTAAAGATATTAGAAAAATGTCGGGCTAAAAATACATGGGATAGATTTTTTGAATGTAAAATAGAAATAGATAATTTACAAAATAAACTTCAAGAGGTTAGGGATTATAGGAACTATGTCGCTCATAGTAAGAATTTTCATAAGGATAATTATGAGAAATTTAATACATTACTCAATAAATTGATAAAGCAAATTGGTAAAGCTATTTCTGATATTGAAACGAGAACATTTAGTGAAAGTAATATAAGTGACAGTATAGTTGTATTTGCAGAGGCTATGAGATTATACTCTAATAAATTTTCTATAGAAATGGCTCCTATAGTAAGACAAATTTCTAAAATGACAAAGGAAATGAGCAAAATGCCAATGAGGGAGATAAAATTTAATATTCCACAAAAAGAGTTAAGTAATTTACTACAATCTCAAGTTACTACTCTTAATAATCTAGATAATAATGACGAAGATGAGTAA
- a CDS encoding PD-(D/E)XK nuclease family protein, translating to MKPNLFTYATSELSQDAIICWIIDWINYDDCEMKKFALDFIKKILELHTTEFDEQKVDKVNLAKQYKNIDILINLYFSSGKILPIIIEDKTNTSMHSKQLETYLGNIVDENKDKYKYCNPIGVYYKTGYIYDYEIEKTKNTNYKIFSRKMMLNLMSKYSDNIDNDIFLDYYKHIEKLAFNEEKLSNIIQKDNISQRNELLKTYEGQWMFMKLIFNNIKGSLSHGSSKGRPWTHFNFLQEYNFKELPDKMFYRLDCRKEGYYLSLKQYLYLDESKCTDYFNELNKSDILEYKKKRLERLRRCFEITLEVLESKEGKSLVKGKVSNRGNNESEIGVFFINDKNTFHKFIRCIPKFHKFFLYEIEREFNILYERG from the coding sequence ATGAAGCCCAATCTCTTTACTTATGCAACAAGTGAGCTTTCCCAAGATGCTATTATATGCTGGATAATTGATTGGATAAATTACGATGATTGTGAAATGAAGAAATTTGCATTAGATTTCATTAAAAAAATATTAGAATTACATACTACAGAATTCGATGAACAAAAAGTAGATAAAGTAAACTTAGCTAAACAATATAAGAATATAGATATATTAATTAATTTATACTTTAGTTCAGGTAAAATACTACCTATAATTATTGAAGATAAGACTAATACATCAATGCATAGTAAACAACTTGAAACATATTTAGGTAATATTGTTGATGAGAACAAAGATAAGTATAAGTATTGCAATCCAATTGGTGTATATTATAAAACTGGTTATATTTATGACTATGAAATAGAAAAAACTAAGAACACTAATTACAAGATATTTTCAAGAAAAATGATGCTTAATTTAATGAGTAAATATAGTGACAATATAGATAATGATATCTTTCTTGACTATTATAAACATATAGAAAAACTGGCTTTCAATGAAGAAAAATTATCAAATATTATACAAAAAGATAATATATCACAAAGAAATGAATTACTTAAAACTTATGAAGGGCAATGGATGTTTATGAAGCTTATATTCAATAACATAAAGGGTTCACTATCCCATGGTTCAAGTAAAGGTCGACCTTGGACTCACTTTAATTTCTTACAAGAGTATAACTTTAAAGAACTTCCAGATAAAATGTTCTATCGCTTAGATTGTAGGAAAGAAGGTTATTATTTATCTTTAAAACAATATCTTTATCTCGATGAAAGTAAATGTACTGATTACTTTAATGAACTTAATAAATCAGACATTCTTGAATATAAGAAAAAGAGATTAGAAAGGTTGAGAAGGTGTTTCGAAATTACTTTAGAAGTTCTGGAATCGAAGGAAGGGAAATCATTAGTTAAGGGTAAAGTAAGTAATAGAGGAAATAATGAATCAGAAATAGGTGTGTTTTTTATTAACGATAAAAATACATTCCATAAGTTTATTAGATGTATTCCTAAGTTTCATAAATTCTTTTTATATGAAATAGAAAGAGAATTTAACATTCTATATGAGAGAGGTTAG
- a CDS encoding DNA cytosine methyltransferase yields the protein MREKYTAISLFCGVGGIDLGFKSAGVNVIWANDSDKNACITYRENFKNILIEKNIEDIRTDEIPYADIILFGFPCTSFSIAGYRKGFNDVKTGHLFFEALRIIKEKQPKVFFIENVKNLLFHDNGETFMIIKNSLEEAGYYLKYQVLNAKDYGNIPQNRERIFVVGFKNKENYDKFCFPEPIKLTRTISDITKPDEIKEKKYYYENSKYYPILKERIKRKDTIYQFRRSYVRENKSNLCPTLVASMGTGGHNVPLLIDKYGIRKLTPRECFSFQGFPENYKLPDIANYHLYKQVGNSVVVPVVERIAKCIVNALTQ from the coding sequence ATGAGGGAAAAATACACAGCGATTTCATTGTTTTGTGGAGTAGGGGGAATAGACCTAGGTTTTAAAAGTGCAGGAGTTAATGTTATATGGGCAAATGACTCTGATAAGAATGCTTGTATTACTTATAGGGAGAATTTTAAAAACATTTTAATTGAAAAAAACATTGAAGACATTAGAACAGATGAAATACCATATGCAGACATTATTTTATTTGGATTTCCATGCACCTCTTTTAGTATTGCAGGATACCGAAAAGGATTTAATGATGTAAAAACGGGGCATTTATTTTTTGAAGCTTTACGAATAATAAAAGAAAAACAACCAAAAGTTTTTTTCATAGAAAATGTTAAGAATTTATTATTCCATGATAATGGGGAAACATTTATGATAATAAAAAATTCATTAGAAGAGGCAGGGTATTATTTGAAATATCAAGTTTTAAATGCAAAGGACTATGGGAATATCCCACAGAATAGAGAAAGAATATTTGTTGTAGGTTTTAAGAATAAAGAAAATTATGATAAGTTTTGTTTTCCAGAGCCTATTAAATTAACAAGAACAATATCTGATATAACTAAACCAGATGAAATAAAAGAGAAGAAGTACTATTATGAAAATAGTAAATACTATCCTATATTAAAAGAAAGAATTAAAAGAAAAGATACAATATATCAATTTAGACGAAGTTATGTAAGGGAAAACAAAAGCAATTTATGCCCTACATTAGTAGCTAGTATGGGTACCGGAGGTCATAATGTTCCTTTGTTAATAGATAAATATGGTATTAGAAAATTAACACCAAGAGAGTGTTTTTCATTTCAGGGATTCCCGGAGAATTATAAACTGCCTGATATAGCAAATTATCATCTTTATAAGCAAGTGGGGAATAGTGTCGTAGTGCCAGTCGTGGAAAGAATAGCAAAATGTATTGTAAATGCCTTAACTCAATAA
- a CDS encoding tyrosine-type recombinase/integrase: MDEILRSFDEFMEQEGKSKNTIKSYKLQVKEYLDWFQKSYGCNFIKLHRENVLEYKSYLSNIKKYKGNKLKGKTINAKISALLSFNKFLIKEKRQSNLVIKKNDMLKIQTSYVNPAEISKIDVENFRQKILEADNKRLYAIVTLIAYSGLRITEALNIKLDDINLITQELIVTKAKGNKSRVLFLNSKVVNSIKAYMKTRDSNSNYLFASRQSPRVDRSVINKQFKKYSKVITPHKLRHFFCSNALDSGFAIHEVANLAGHKSIQTTLIYTNPSKENMKSKLESL, translated from the coding sequence ATGGATGAAATTTTAAGAAGCTTCGATGAATTTATGGAACAAGAAGGGAAAAGCAAAAATACAATTAAAAGTTATAAATTACAAGTAAAAGAATATTTGGATTGGTTTCAGAAAAGTTATGGATGTAACTTTATTAAGCTCCACCGAGAAAATGTATTAGAATATAAAAGCTATCTATCTAACATTAAAAAATATAAAGGAAATAAACTAAAGGGTAAAACAATAAATGCTAAAATTAGTGCTTTACTCTCCTTTAATAAATTTCTTATTAAGGAAAAGAGGCAAAGTAATTTAGTTATAAAGAAAAATGATATGTTAAAAATACAGACAAGCTATGTGAATCCTGCAGAAATTAGTAAAATTGATGTTGAAAACTTTAGACAAAAGATATTAGAAGCAGATAATAAAAGACTTTATGCAATTGTCACATTAATAGCATATTCTGGTCTGAGAATAACAGAGGCCCTAAATATAAAGCTAGATGATATTAATTTAATAACGCAAGAGTTAATAGTTACAAAAGCTAAGGGAAATAAGTCGAGAGTTTTATTTTTAAATTCTAAGGTTGTTAATTCAATAAAAGCATATATGAAGACAAGAGATTCTAATAGCAATTATCTGTTTGCATCAAGACAATCGCCACGAGTAGATAGAAGCGTTATAAATAAGCAATTCAAAAAATATAGTAAAGTGATAACACCCCATAAATTAAGACATTTTTTCTGTAGTAATGCTTTAGATTCAGGATTTGCTATTCATGAAGTTGCCAATTTAGCAGGACATAAAAGTATTCAAACAACACTAATTTATACAAATCCTAGCAAAGAAAATATGAAGAGTAAGCTTGAATCTTTATAA